A single region of the Paludibacter jiangxiensis genome encodes:
- a CDS encoding GntR family transcriptional regulator gives MEFKDKHSIYIQIADRVCEKILQGIFKEEDKIPSTREMAIELEVNPNTVIRTYEYLEQKEIIYNRRGIGYFIAANARQKVMETLQDPFLENTLPEIFKTILLLEIDFKEVTARFEKFRVEFQNETKKNS, from the coding sequence ATGGAATTCAAGGATAAACATTCGATATACATCCAGATAGCCGACAGAGTGTGCGAGAAAATTCTGCAGGGAATCTTCAAAGAAGAAGATAAAATTCCGTCGACCCGGGAAATGGCGATCGAACTGGAAGTAAATCCCAACACGGTAATCCGCACCTACGAGTATTTGGAACAAAAAGAGATCATCTACAACCGGCGGGGAATAGGTTATTTCATTGCGGCCAATGCCAGGCAAAAAGTGATGGAGACCTTGCAAGATCCTTTTTTGGAGAATACCCTACCCGAGATTTTCAAGACGATTCTCTTGCTTGAAATCGATTTCAAAGAAGTAACGGCTCGTTTCGAAAAATTCAGAGTCGAATTCCAGAATGAAACAAAAAAGAACTCTTAG